In Flavobacterium praedii, the DNA window TAAGGTACGAGTTGGGAAACCGATTTCGGTCGCCGAACAAAATGAACATGAATCGATTGAAGAATACACGGAATTCTTGAGAAAGAAAACCTATATGTTAGCCAATCCATTCGAAAAAGAAAATAATTTTTTGAATGCTGCGAGTTTAAAACCTACAAAAAGTCCAAAAAAGATTGTTACTCCTGCAAGTACTGAAAAAATGATTGCGGAAGTAGAAACTTTAAGAACAAAGGATTTACGTTTGTTACAAAGTAAAAACTACGAAGTATTTTTTGCAGAGGCCAAGCAAATACCTAATATTTTACATGAAATAGGTCGTTTGCGTGAAATTACTTTTAGAGAAGTCGGTGAAGGAACCAACGAATCCATTGACATAGACAAATACGATCAATATTACCGTCACCTCTTTTTGTGGGATGATGATACCAAACAAATTGCTGGCGCCTACCGCATGGGATTAGGATCGCAAATTTTTCCGAAATATGGAATTGAAGGATTTTACCTGAACGGGCTTTTCCGTTTTGAACCCGAATTACATGACATGATGAGTAAGTCTATTGATATGGGTAGAGCCTTTATCATCAAGGAATATCAGCAAAAACCAATGCCATTGTTCTTGTTGTGGAGAGGAATTATACACACGACTTTACACTATCCAGAACATAAATATTTATTGGGTGGAGTGAGTATTAGTAATCAATTTTCGGATTTCTCAAAATCATTGATGATTGAATTTATGAAATCACACTATTACGACCCTTATATTGCACAATACATTCACCCTAAAAAAGAGTTTAAAGTCAAATTAAAAGACGCCGATAAAGATTTTATTTTTGATGAAGCGGAAGCTGATTTGAATAAATTCGACAAATTGATTGATGAATTGGAACCTGGTATTTTGAGACTTCCAGTATTGATTAAAAAATACATCAAACAAAACGCTAAACTTGTTGCATTTAACGTAGATCCTTTATTCAACAATGCAATAGACGGACTGATGTACATTCGAATTTCGGACATTCCAGAGAGCACCATGAAACCAGTAATGGAGGAATTTCAAGCAGAATTAGAACGTAAGTTGAATGATAAAGAAGAGTAGTTTAGACTGCAGAACGCAGAATTTAGATTGCAGAATTATAAAAAAATCCCTTTGGGGATTTTTTTATTTCCAAATGGATTCTTTTAGAATTGAATCGTAGGTATTGTTTTCTACAAAATAGGTTATTCTAACTATTTGATAAAAAATCAAAAAACAGGCTAGAAAGTAGGCTAGTTTTTTATTGTATAAAATTCCGTTGAAGTATTCTTTTTTAGTAATTAATTCGGCAATTAGAACAACTATTGTCACCAAACAAAAAAGAACCACAAATGGTCCTAAAACATGGTAATACATGCTTTTGTACAAATCCCCTTCATAGAGATACACCAATGATTTGGTAATTCCACAGCCAGGACAAGGAAAACCAGTAAGCATTTTGAAAGGACACAAAGACTGATCGGTTTCAAGATGATTATTCTGATTGTGTAACATTAAAAAAAACGGAATTACAAGGGTTATCACAGCCCCTATAATTCCGAGTATTTTACGGTCTCGTTTCATTGTTATGAATACAATTTATTGATCTCACTTTGCACAATCATTGCAGCGACCATTGGAAATAATAATCCTAATACTAATAAAAGTACAGAATCATCTTTGACAGGCAATCCGAGTCTTTTTTGTGTCGCTGGCAATCCGTCTTTACCCACCAAATAAAAGAAATAGGCATTTATTGGATAGCAGCATCCTGCAAAAATAGCTATGGGGCTCGAAATAATTTCTTTTTCTCCTACTGCATTTAATACTTCGGATGCTTTTAAATTCCAGTAAATTAAATACAAACCACAAGTTAAAAAACTTAAAATTAACACCACCACTGGGTCTACTTTGAATGTTGGGATTGGATTCTTGGGTGTATTCCAAGTTTCTTCAGGTTTATTTTCCATAATTTATTCTTTTAGTTTTTGTTTGTTATCGGACGAAATTATGAAAAATAACACAAAATCCTATTTTTTAAACAATTAAAAATCTTACAAGCCTAGCTTTTTCCATACAAAGCTTTAATTTTATCTACAATTACTTGCGCCAATCTTTCATGACTTTCATATGTCCATCCTGCTATGTGCGGTGTAAGAATCACTTTTCGACCATCCAATAAATACTGAAAAGCTTCGGGGGTATTTTTGTCTTGAAAGAGTGTTTCAAAAGATAATTTTTCGTATTCTAAAACGTCCAAGCCAGCACCAAGAACTTTTCCGGATTGCATAGCGGTAACCAAATCGGCAGTAATAATATTCTTTCCCCTTGAGGTATTGATTATCCAAATATTTTTTGCGAAAGCATTTATAAAATCCAAATTTACCATTTTATCCGTCTCGGGTGTCCACGGAATATGCAAACTCAAGACATCGGTTTTTTGTTGTAATTCTTGTAATGAAACCTGTTTGGCATTGGCATCACCTACATTTTCTTTGATGTCGTAACACAAAACTTCAACCTCAAAACCACGAAGTTTTTTAGCAAATGCTTTTCCCATGTTACCATAACCAATAATCCCAACGGTTTTACCATCGAGTTCGTATCCGCGATTTTTCTCTCTGTTCCATTCACCAGAACGAATTTCGCTATCGGCTATGTTTAATTTGTTGAAGAGTGACAAAATCATTCCCAAAGTATGTTCGGCAACGGCATTACAATTCCCTTCGGGTGCGGCAATGAGTGCAATATTCTTAGAGATTGCATAATCACAATCGATACTTTCAAGCCCCGCGCCCACACGAGCAATGAATTGCAAATTTGTAGCTTTGTCTAGGAACTGTTTGTCTATTTTAAAACGGCTTCGAATAACAATTCCTTGATAATCTTGAATTTTAGCTTCAATTTCTTGTTTTGAAGAAGTAAAATCGGCATGATTGATAAAACCTGCTTGTTCCAATTGATCCCAAAGTAAAGGGTGATTGCTGTCTATATGAAGGATTTTTATGTCCATAAATTTTGTTTTTTTAGTAATCAAAATAACAAAAAAAATACGGTTTTTAGTAACAAAACTTACTATAATTAATGGAGATTCTTCGTATCACCGACTAAATGAACTATTATAGTTTATAAAATTATGGTATAAAAAAATTATAATGCTTTAAAAATTACTCAAAAAAAATTGAACTAATAAATTTATTTCCAATTAGTTACAAAATATATCTTAATATTTTTTAAATTTGAGTAAACTTCTAAATTTTAATCCTATGTCAAAAAAATTTTTATACCTATTGGGTATATTATTGGCAATGCTTCTGGGAACTTGGATGTATCCAGATGAATGTTGTGCCAATGAGGAAAAACAAGGAACAGATGAAAAGATTATGGATGTTACAGCATCTGGTAATTCGTTTCAACTACAGGGAAATGGTTTTGATTATAAAACCAATCAAAATTTAAAATTCTTAAATGATGACAGTAATTTATTGAATCCAATAAGCGATTCGATCAACATTGGAATTGTTAAATTAAAAGAATTTCTGGATCAAAGTCCAAATCAAAAACTACTAATTACGGGTTATGCTACTTCACTCGAAAAAAACACGACTAGTTTTGAAAATTTAGGATTTGCAAGAGCAGAAAATATAAAGAACTATTTTGTCACTATGGGAATACCTAAGGAAAAATTCACTACTGATGGAAAGATAATCGATTCATGGAAAAGGAGCGGCGACACTTTATTAGGCCCAGCCAAATATCAATTCATATCAACAGAAGCTACTTCTAATGATAACAAATGGAATAGCCTTAGAGACTCAATAAATGCTAATCCATTAGTACTTTATTTTAAAACCAATCAAATAAACATCCAATTAAATCAAGAAGAAGCTGCAAAAATCGCAACTATTCAGAGGTATTTAGAAAAAGTTCCAGACAGCAAAATTTCGGCTATAGGGCATACGGATAATGTTGGTTCTCCTGAAAACAATATGCTTTTAGGTCAAGAAAGAGCCGATTTTGCCAAACGATATCTAATTAAAAAAGGCATAGACGAAACTAAAATAATCAGCACTTCTAAAGGGCAAACGGAACCAATTGCTGACAATGAATCAGCTGAAGGAAAAGCCAAAAATAGACGTACCGTAATCACAATAAATAAATAGAATTTATAAACTAAAACAATATAATTATGAATATACCATGTTATTTAATTCCCGCACTTGTTGGACTAATAAGTGGAATTTTAGGCTATTTGATAGGAAAAGCATCAGGAAATAATGATGAAGACAAAAACACAACATTACAAGCAGAATTAAACGCTTGCCAGAGTAATACTCAGAAACTTAAAACAAAAATTAACAATCTTGAAGCGGAACTCAACAAGCTACATGCCGATTCCACCGCAAAAATTCAATCTTTCGCCGCTACCACAACTAGTTTACCATTTGACTCCAATTTGGCTTTTACAATTTTTGGCAAAAAAATTATTGAAGATGATTTAAAAATCATTGAAGGAATTGGACCTAAAATTGAGGAATTGTTTCAGCAAAATGGCATCAAAACATGGAAATTACTGTCTGAAACTAGTGTTGATAAATGCCAAAGTATTTTAGATTCTGGTGGTGAACGATTTGTGGTACACTCACCATCTACATGGCCTAAACAAGCCGAAATGGCCTACCTAGGTAAATGGAAAGAGCTAAAAGAGTGGCAAGACAACTTAAAAGGCGGGAAATAATTTATATTAATTATTTCTTATTAATTTATTTCTTTTATCTAAGGCAACGAAAATAAAACGGGCGATAACTTATTGAGAAGTTATCGCTCATTTTTTGCTGTATTTTATACTAAAAATTAAATAAACCCCGAATCGCATTTAAAATCTACTATATCTGGGTTAAAAAAACATGGTTTCTGGTTATATACTAAAATAATTAACCTACAATGATTAAATTAGCGAATCGTATTAAAACCAATGCAAAAAATGAAATTAAGCAAAACATTTGATGCTTTTTTCCAAAGTGAAAAAGCTGGAGGAATAATCCTTTTATTAGTTACAATACTGTCATTACTTTTGGCGAATTCTTCTATTCAAACCGAATACATCGGCTTTTGGAATACCGAAATTGGACATCATTCTATAACCCATTGGATTAATGATGGATTAATGACAATCTTCTTTTTATTGATTGGACTGGAATTAGAACGAGAAATTTATGATGGTGAATTGTCCAACATCAAAAATGCGATACTTCCAATTTTTGGAGCATTGGGAGGCATGATTGTTCCCGCTGGAATTTTTTTGGCATTCAATTATGGCACTCTTACTCAAAACGGTGCCGGTATTCCTATGGCTACAGATATTGCTTTTGCCATTGGTGTTTTGTCATTATTAGGGAATAGAATTCCTGCCTCGTTAAAAATATTCTTAACAGCTCTTGCAGTCATTGATGACTTGGGTGCCATACTTGTGATTGCCATATTTTATACTCAAACCATTGCATTTGATAATTTATTAATTGCATTTGCTATTATGGGGTTCCTCTTTATCTTAAACCGACGAAAAGTACATCACCTGGCACCTTACTTAATTGGAGGTGCATTTATGTGGTATTTTATGTTGAATTCAGGCGTTCACGCCACTATTACTGGTGTCTTATTAGCATTTGTCATTCCATTTGGTGACGGTAGTTCAAAAACAGCTTCTTATCAATTGCAACATTTTCTTCATAAACCGGTTGCCTTTTTTATCCTTCCCCTTTTTGCTATTGCCAATACTTGCATAGCTATAAATTCGAACTGGCATGCGGGATTAAGCCATGAAAATTCAATAGGAATTATATTAGGACTTGTCATAGGAAAGCCTTTGGGCATCTGGTTCTTTTCATTTCTGGCAGTAACCTTAGGCATTTGTACATTGCCTAAAGATTTAAAATGGAAAAACATTTTGGGAGCAGGCATGCTCGGAGGTATTGGATTTACCATGTCTATTTTTATCACTTTATTAGCTTTTAAAAACGATGGTGAAGAAATTATAACCTATTCTAAAATAGCCATTTTGATTGCTTCCTTTCTATCTGGAACTTTTGGTTTTTTATGGTTAAAACTCACTTTTAAAAATCCAATAAAAAAATTAAAATCAAATAAATAGGACTAAAAAACGTCTCAAAACATTTGTAAAATAAAATTTATTCTTTTCTTTGTAGAGAAAATATTTACAAAGATTACGTTTTCCATGTCATAAACTATTAGAATCTTAAATTATTTTGTTCTATAAACCAAGTGATGCATGTAATCATGAAAAAAATATATTTTTTGCCTTTATTGTGTTTCACTTTTTTATTTCAAAGTTGCTTTGAAGTGATCGAAGAAGTAAAAATGAAGGATGATGGATCAGGGCATTTTAATTTCGTGATTAATTTTAGCCAAAGCAAAACTAAAATCAATTCGGTTTTAAAAATGCAAAAAATTAATGGCTACACCATTCCTTCCAAAGAAGAAATTAAAAAGGAAGCCAACAAACTAGAAGAACTAGCTCAAAATACCACAGGAATTTCAAATGTAAAAACCAATATTGACTTGACGAATTATATTTTTGTAGTTGATTTGGATTTTCAAAAAATTACTTATTTGAATGCTGTTTTTTTAAAACTTAAAAAAAGTAAAAAAATAGACCCTAGCATTACAACCGACTATTTTTCGTATAACGATAAAAAATTTATTCGCAGTCAAAAAGTACCTATAAAAGCGCTGTATGACAAAATGGAAAAAGCAGATGCAGCAGTTTTTGAAACTGCAAAATATACCTCTGTTTACAAATTTGATTCGACTATAAAATCATTTTCTAACAAAAACGCTACTCCATCTAAAAGCAAAAAAGCCATAAAATTAAATAGCTCAATAATCAACGTGATTAACGGCAACGAAAAAATTGAAAACACCATTACACTCAATTAAAAACAAATGAAATCGCTATGACAGAAGTCGTCACAATTACCAATAAAGAACTAGCGAAACCATATCTCCTCAATTAAAATAGTATTTAAAAATGAAAAATTTTATAATAATCCTTATTATTTGCTTCTCAACTACTTCACAAGCCCAAGATTTAGCAAACAAAGTTCCTGAAAACGCTCCTTTTGCTTTAAGCTTCAACGGTAAAAACATAAACGAAAAAGTCCCCATAAAAACCATACAAGACTACCCGTGGATGCAGTCTTTAATAGAAAAAGAATTGAAGTTTTTACCTAAAGATTTAACCCAAACCGGTATAGATTTCAATAACAAGCACTATCAATACTACATCAAAAAAGATTCTGTGATGAACTATGTAATTTTGATACCATTAAATAATACCTCCCTATTTGAAAAGCTAGTTCAAAGTAAATATGGAGATAGTCTTAAGATAAAAAACCAAGGATCATACTCCAGAGTAAGTACCTCAAAAAAACATCATTTGGCTTGGAATGACAAATTTGCTGTATTAATCAATGCCAGTTATACCAAACCATACCAGTATAATGATACCGATCCGTATGCAAACCTAACAAGTATGGACACAACTGGAGTATTAGTTGATACAGCAGCAGTCAATTATGACATGGCAGCACCAGCTTATGAGGCTGAAGAAACGGTTAAAACTACTCCAGAGAAAAAAACAAAATCAAAAAAAGGCAAGAAATCAAAAAAAGTAAAAACAGAGCCTGTAATTGTTGATCCAACAGAAGAGGAAATTTATGCTGCACAAGATAAAGCAAATGCAGAATTAGAAGAAACCAATAGAAAACTTTTAGAACTTGAACTTAAGAAAACAGATTCTATTGAGAGTTTAAAAATAAATCCGATTGTAGATTTAATTTTTAAAGAGGCATTTGATTCCAAAACAGAGTCGCCAATGGGTAATTCTATACTCTTTAAAAACAACAATCCTAAATCTGATTTTTATGTTTTTGCAGATTTGGATACCTTAACTAATCAAGTATATACTTCATTATTAGGAAGTAATTCACATTTGTCAGGGATTTACAAAAATGGATTATTGAATAGTAGTTTCTACGCAAATGTATACTTCGAAAATGACAAAATTCGATTGAGTCAAGTCGTAACTCCTAAAAACGAAGAAACAAAAAAATCATATCAAGGGATGTTTAATTCAAAAATAGATAAAAACCTTTTGAACTATGTCGGGAAAAATGTGATGGGGTATTATTCCATTGCGATGGACACCCAAGCCATTATGAATTATGAATATACCATTTTGAAAAACACATTGAATTCAGCTTACCAAACGTATGCCAAAGACGCCAGTGGTAAAGAAGCCGATGTAATTATTGATGCTCTTGCTTTGCTCTTGGATGAAAAGGCCATAGCAGATTTAGTTCCGGGTACTGCCCTTTTTGTGCTTCACGATTTGAAAAAAGTACAAAGAGATTACGTTTCCATTACATACGATGAAAATTATGAACAACTGGAAACAAAAGGCACTAAAGAAGAAATTCAACCTGATTTTACGTTTCTTATGAATACGAGAAACGAATCATTTGTGAATAAATTATTGCAGCTTCCGCTAAACAAAAGCAAATTTACAGCGACCGATTACCAATTGACTAACGGGTATTATTCGATTCATTTTGAAAAAGACAATATTTTAGAATACTTATATATAGGTTTAAAAAATGGTGCGGTAATGATCACTACATCCAAAGAAAACATAGAAAACCTCATCAATCAAAAAGTAATGCCAATACAAGAAGCATTCAAGAAATCCATCTCCAAAAACAATTCGGCAGTCTGGATCGATCTTCAAAAAATAATTAAAGCTTCTAAAACTGAATTTGACAAGGAGTCCAAAACCAATTATTTTGATATTGCCCTAAAAAATGCTGGAGAAATTTCGATGGAAACCAAATATAAAAATGGGAACATTGTTTCAGAATCTTCATATACTATTAAAGGGGAACACTCCAATAGTTTACAATATTTCTTTGATGTTATGAACGAAATGTATACGGAAAGCAAAAAAGAACCAACTGTTACAGAATAATTGATGAAATTTTTTAAAAGTATTTTCTTTAAAGTTGTCATACTTCTTATTGTTTTAGGAAGTATGACAATTTTTTATTGGTACGGATACCCTAAAGAATTTGATGCCAAATGCATTCCTAAAAATGCGGATGGAATCGTGATGATAGATGTAAAGAATCTCAGAAATTGTTTTATGTATTCCTATCTAAAAAATCCTTCTAAATGGTTCCATAATAAGAATGAAAAAGGAATAAATGAAACATTTTCTTTTTCTAATTCTGGTATTAAAACCCCCAATTATCTGGCTTTATTTCACCTCGAAAACCAATCCTTAACGCAATGGTATTCTGTTTTAAAAATTGAAAATGAGACAGCATTTGAAAGTGCAATATTAAAAGGGAAATTCAGCAAACTAAAACTAAAAAACGGTTTGAGTTGCTATCATTCCAGTGCGATGGAGATTCTAATTTTAAAACATTCAAATCAAATTTTAATTTCGAATCTTTCAGAAAAACAAAAAGCAATTGGAATACAAACCGCAGAAGAGTTGTTCTTGAAAAAGCAGTTTTTGAATTCTGAAAAAATAGCGAAAACAATAGACACTCCGAATGCAATAACTATTTGGATCAAAAAAAACAGTTTTCTAGAAGACGATGGAATTGTAAATATTACTTTGGAAGGACAAAAAATTATAGCAGAAGGACAATTAAAATTAGATTCAAAATATAAAAAACAAACTCGATTTTCTCAAAATCCAGATGCATTGATGTCACTTGGTTTTGATTTTGGAATGATTCAGAATCAAAAAATCATCACTGGAAATTCCGATAAAATCAAAAAAACTATGGGATTCAACTTGGATTCTATTTTGGCTTATAAACCAAGTAAAACGGAACTATTCATCTATCCAATGATGGAAAAGAAAGTTTCTGCAATAAGTTATGATTATGATGACGACTTTAATCTGGCGAAAAAAATAACTGTACATACGAATCGGGAACCTTCTTTTTACTTTTCAATTCAATCAAAGAATTCTCAAAAAGTCTATAATTATCTTAAAACTCAAAAAACGATTGATAACCATAGTGTTTTTTTGAACTTTCCTTTGGCAACGACCAAAGCATATGTTAAAAACAACACTTTAGCATTCGAAGCAAATCCATCAAAACAAAGCATTTTAAAGGCTTCAGAACCTAAAATTGGTTATTTACTATTAAATTTCAAAAAGCTAGAATCGAAAGATTGGAAGTCTATTATTGGCAAAAACAAAAATTTTGAACTTCTAAAATCGTTTGAACACTTTGAAATTAATCTTAAACAAGAAAATAATCTAGGACATTTTCAAGCTGAATTAACAACCAAAAAAGGAAAAGATCTTATTACTATTTTGAAGTAAAAACACTAAAAAAGAGTCAGTATTATAATGTAGTAAATATTACAGTTTTTATTCACATATTACGTAAAAATACGTGTTTTGTCGTATTTATCATCCCAGTTATACCTATTTGAATATATTTGTCGTTTGTAGTTAGTCATTAATCATCACTACTAAATTTGAATAAATATTTATGGGAAACAGTATACTAACAAGGCGCGCTTTATTTACAAAATTACTGAAAAGGTTGTTAGTGAATGCCCAGGAAAAGGACCCTCTTTTTGAAAAATATTCTCGTAAAATATACAATGGCCGTCGTTATTCTTCTTTAATAAACCCAAAAAAAGACCAAACCAGTAAATCAGGTTCAGAAACCGAACGCGTGACGAATGTTACAAGCGGTCTTGCTCCTTACACAGGTACATGGTCAACATCTGAAGCCTTACATTTATTAAGAAGAACAGGATTTGGTTTCCAAAAAAAGGATGTAGATACTTTATTGGGACTTTCCATGAATCAAGCCGTTAATCTAGTTTTAACGATTGATACTACTCCTCCTGCCCCTCCGGTAAATCATTACAATAACGAAAAACCAGACGAAAATGGTCTTCCTTATGGTGCCGATTGGACAAATGATGCTTTTATTACAAATGATATTGGTGGAAACACAAATGGCAATCGAACTTCAGGACTAAGTTCATGGTGGCTGGGACTTGCTTTCAATCAAGATATTAGCATTCGAGAAAAAATGACACTCTTTTGGTATCACTTTATTCCAGTAGATTTTGAGTTTATAAAGCAATCATCAAATGAATATTGCAATACCAATTCGGCTCGAATTTGTTACAAATACATCAAAATGTTTCGGGATAATGCCACTGGGAATTACAAATCCTTAATTCGCAATATGGCCACACAACCCGCAATGATGTTCTATTTGAACAATCAGGCCAATACCAAATCAGCTCCCGATGAGAATTTTGCCCGTGAAGTTATGGAGCTTTTTACACTTGGTAAAGAAGAAGCCAGTCAATACACAGAGGCCGATGTTATTCAAGCCGCCAAAGTACTTACAGGATGGAGAGTTCAAAATCTTAACACTATTAACGAGGCCACTAATTTTGTAGACAAACTGCACGACACAAGTACCAAGAAATTTTCTTCTTTTTTTAACAATAATCCTATTGCAAACACTGGGGCAGGAGAATTGGATTTATTTATAGATATGATTTTCTCCAAATCGAAAGTAGTCTCCGAATACATTTGTCGCCGTTTGTACCGTTTCTTCGTGTATTATGATATTGATGCCAATATAGAAGCCAATGTAATTGTTCCTTTGGCACAGCATTTTGTCGCTAATAATTGGAATATCTTACCCGTTTTGGACAAATTATTTAAAAGCGAACACTTTTTTGACATGGCTAATCGAGGTGTTTTCATCAAATCTCCTCTGGATGTTATTGTCGGAACGATGCGGACGTTTAATCTCAATTACAACGTGGCCGATGCCACCAATTATGAGGCACAATATGATCTTTGGAACACCTTTAATTATGCGATGTACGACATGCAGCAAGCTATGGGATCTATTCCAAATGTAGCAGGTTGGCAAGCTTTTTACCAAAAACCCTCTTTTCATGAATATTGGATTAATTCCAATTCGATTCAAAGACGTTATGGCTTGATTGAATATTTATTTTATGGTTTTGATAAGGAAAAAAATGGTTTAATCACCAGAATGGAAGTCGATGTCATTGCTTTTGTTAAACAATTTCCAAATGCAACTTGTAAAGATCCAAACGCATTGGTTAACGAATGTATCAAATATTTATTACCAATCGATTTTAGTATGGGTGCCAAAGATGCCATTAAAACGCAAACCCTTTTAACAGGGCAGGCTTCCGATTATTATTGGTCTAGTGCTTGGCAAACCTATATCAATAACCCAAACGAAATGAACCTTCAGATAGTCAAAACAAGAATACGAAGTTTATTGCTCACTATTGTTGAATTTGCAGAATATCAGTTAATGTAGCTAAATAGAGGCTAAGATTCTAAGTTGCTATGGCGCTAAGATTCTTAGAAACTCAGAAGGGTAGGAACTTAGAAACTAAATAAAAAAATGGAAAGAAGAAAATTTATAAAGACAACTGCTCTTGCATCAACAATACCTTTGGTTTTTAATCATATTCCCGTAATGGCATCTTCTCAAATTGAGAACAAAAGTTTGCAATTACTAGCTAATGCAGCAGCTGGTTGTGGAAAAATTTTAGTTATTATTCAGATGAATGGTGGAAATGATGGACTAAATATGGTTTTACCCAGAGATAAATGGAGCGAGTTGACCAATGCCCGTTCTAATATTTTAATGAAAGAAACCGATGTTTTGCCTTTGCATTACAACGAAACAACAGGTTTACATCCCGCCATGAAGGAAATGCAACAATTGTACAATAACGGTAAAATGATGATCGTACAAGGAGTTTCTTATCCCAATCCAAGTTACAGTCACTTTAGAGCAACTGATATTTGGTTCACGGCCTCGGATAGTGATGAAACATTGCAGTCGGGATGGCTCGGAAGAGCATTAGACACTGTGTATCCTAATTTTCCAACAGGCTATCCTAATCTAAATATGCCAGATCCTTTGGCGATACAAATTGGATCAACTTTGCCATTTTCATTGCAAGGGCCAAAAATAAACATGGCCTATAGTGTCCCTAAACCTGAAGATTTATTGAATGTAATAAATGCTACTTCGGATCCAACACCCAACTCTGATTATGGCCATGAATTGACCTTTTTGAGATTGATGAAAGACCAGAGTAATGCCTATAGAGAATCGATACAAAAAGCCTATAATGTACCTAAGCCGCAATCGCCAAACTATCCCAATAAAAATGGATTGGCTGATCAATTAAAAATTGTGGCTAAACTCATTAATGGCGGATTGCAAACTCCTATTTATGTGGTGAACCATCCCAAAGGTTTTGACAGTCATGAAAATCAAGTATTGGATTCGGATAAAAAATTAGGCAAACAAGCCGAAAATTTAAGTATTTTGTCTCAAGCTATCGGTGCATTTCAAGAAGATTTAAAGTTAATGGGTAAAGCCGATATTGTAACTGGAATGACGTTTAGTGAATTTGGACGACGTATCAAAAGCAATGACAGTTCAGGTACTGATCATGGTTCAAGTGCTCCAGTTCTCTTTTTTGGCGCGGCATTAAATACAGGTCGAGGAACTGTAGAGGGAACACCTAATCCGGTTTCGGGTATGATAGGGACTTCTCCCAATTTGCCA includes these proteins:
- a CDS encoding DUF1501 domain-containing protein, which codes for MERRKFIKTTALASTIPLVFNHIPVMASSQIENKSLQLLANAAAGCGKILVIIQMNGGNDGLNMVLPRDKWSELTNARSNILMKETDVLPLHYNETTGLHPAMKEMQQLYNNGKMMIVQGVSYPNPSYSHFRATDIWFTASDSDETLQSGWLGRALDTVYPNFPTGYPNLNMPDPLAIQIGSTLPFSLQGPKINMAYSVPKPEDLLNVINATSDPTPNSDYGHELTFLRLMKDQSNAYRESIQKAYNVPKPQSPNYPNKNGLADQLKIVAKLINGGLQTPIYVVNHPKGFDSHENQVLDSDKKLGKQAENLSILSQAIGAFQEDLKLMGKADIVTGMTFSEFGRRIKSNDSSGTDHGSSAPVLFFGAALNTGRGTVEGTPNPVSGMIGTSPNLPQTATVNDQIPFQYDFRQIYATIMQDWLCMSEAQSDAVLGGSFEKLPIFKTDKTIYYPNTDFMRIFPNPVTTNQINLQFYNFINSTVQVNIYSMLGSKIFGNSYLVDGDILSFNTTQIFSTGTYIVQVIYNGIKYNAKMLVL
- a CDS encoding DUF1800 domain-containing protein, with the translated sequence MGNSILTRRALFTKLLKRLLVNAQEKDPLFEKYSRKIYNGRRYSSLINPKKDQTSKSGSETERVTNVTSGLAPYTGTWSTSEALHLLRRTGFGFQKKDVDTLLGLSMNQAVNLVLTIDTTPPAPPVNHYNNEKPDENGLPYGADWTNDAFITNDIGGNTNGNRTSGLSSWWLGLAFNQDISIREKMTLFWYHFIPVDFEFIKQSSNEYCNTNSARICYKYIKMFRDNATGNYKSLIRNMATQPAMMFYLNNQANTKSAPDENFAREVMELFTLGKEEASQYTEADVIQAAKVLTGWRVQNLNTINEATNFVDKLHDTSTKKFSSFFNNNPIANTGAGELDLFIDMIFSKSKVVSEYICRRLYRFFVYYDIDANIEANVIVPLAQHFVANNWNILPVLDKLFKSEHFFDMANRGVFIKSPLDVIVGTMRTFNLNYNVADATNYEAQYDLWNTFNYAMYDMQQAMGSIPNVAGWQAFYQKPSFHEYWINSNSIQRRYGLIEYLFYGFDKEKNGLITRMEVDVIAFVKQFPNATCKDPNALVNECIKYLLPIDFSMGAKDAIKTQTLLTGQASDYYWSSAWQTYINNPNEMNLQIVKTRIRSLLLTIVEFAEYQLM